The Deltaproteobacteria bacterium DNA segment TGGTGTCGGTGAGCGCGTAGAACGTGCCGTAGCCCGCGGCCATGCCCGAGAGATCGAGCAGGTCGCTGTCGGCCGAAGCGAGCGCGTAGCTCGGCCGCGGAAAGCCGCTCGAGTCGCTCGACTCGGTCACGCGGATGGCGCTCGGGAACCAGCGCAGCGGAGCCGTTTCGTCGTAGGCGAGTGCGTCGCTCAAGCTCGCGAACCCGGAGAGCGTGGAGCCGTCGGCCGTCGTCAGCCTGGTGAGCCACTCTTCGGCGCGGTTGTCGACCTCGAGGATGAACATCGCCGCCTGAAAGCCCTCGATGCGGCTCGAGCCGAGGAACGTTCCGGCCGCGAGCGGCGCGCCCGTGTCGTCCTCGGCGACGATGCTGTTCCCGAGCGCGCCCACGTTGCCGAGGTCGGTGCTTGCCACGCTGCTCGCGGCGGCTTCGGTCGCGTCGTGCATCACCTGCAGGTAGTTGATGGTCCAGAGCCCGTACTTCCACGCGCTGAAGCCGTCGGCGCCGGGCGTGATCGTGGGATCGATCTGTGAGGCGCGGTCGCGCAAATGGAGGGTGCTCGCGTCGCACTCGTAGTCGGCGCACAGCAGCTGCCCGCCCGCGCCCGGGTCGTCGTCGCTGGTGATGGAGCAGGAGAGGGCGACGTCGCCGGTGGGATCGATCGTCGGGTCGAAACTCTTGAATGCGTGCAGCGTGGGCCAGATGCCCGGCCAGCCCAGCGGCGTGCCCGCATCCGGCTCGAAGACGAACGCGCCCGCGGCGTTGCTCTCCTGGCTGAACTTCCACATCAGCGCGCCCAGTCGCGTCACCGAATCGGGCCCGCCGCCGCCATCCGGGCTCACCAGCGGCGCGAACAGCAGCGAGGTGCCCGCGCCCGACTCGAGCGCCACCATGTTCATGGGCTGCTTCGAGTATTCGTACGACTCGACGCCCGAGGAGAAGCCGGGCAGGTCGATCCACGGGCCACCCGAGAGCGGCGAGGTATCAAAATACAAATCTGCGGGCAGGTGATCGCGGCTGTAGTTGGTGAGCACGCGGCCCATGGCCTCGGCAAACGGCTCGCCGGAGAGCTGCATCTCCGCGCCGGCCAGGAAGTGCTCGCGCGTGGTGAAGCGCGTGTCCACGTCGCCGGCGACGATCTTCACGGACTGTGAACCGGCGTCGACCGGCGTGACGCCACCATCGACGGGCGGTGCCGCGGGCGCCTTCGAGCTCCGACAGCCCACCGGTAGCAGGCCGAGCACCACGAGGGCGGGGAGCGCGCGGAGAGCAGAGCGAAGGCGGTGCATGGGCTTTCAACTGAAAATGATTCTGCGAATCAATATCAAAATCACGCGCCGGTCAAGCGACATCATGCCCCGGACGGGCGAGGAGCCGAATGGCCCCTCGGGCCGCGCGGTTCGCCTTGACGGAGAAAGAGGGCGAATCGTAAGTCCACGCCATGACCTCGCACCTGTTGGGGACCGAAGGGCTCGCGCGCGAGGAGCTTGTGGCGCTGCTCGACCACGCCAAGCTCTGCAAGGCGCTCCTGACTCAGCCCGCGGGCAAGGTGCAGACGCTGCGAGGCAAGCTGGTGGTGAACCTCTTCTTCGAGGCCTCCACGCGCACGCGCACCAGCTTCGAGATCGCGGCCAAGAAGCTCGCCGCCGACGCCGTGAACTGGACGAGCTCCGGCTCCAGCACCAGCAAGGGCGAGACGCTCTTCGACACCGTGAAGAACATCGAGGCCATGGGCCCCGACGCCATCGTCATTCGCCACGCGGCGAGCGGGGCGGCGCACCTGGTCTCCCAGCGCGTGCAGTGCGCCGTGGTCAATGCCGGCGACGGTGCCCATGAGCACCCGACCCAGGCGCTGCTCGACGCGTTCACGCTGCGCGAGCGCTGGGGCTCGCTCGAGGGCCGCACGGTGGCCATCGTCGGCGACATCGCTCACTCACGCGTGGCGCGCTCGAACATCTACGCGCTGCGCGCGCTGGGCGCGAAGGTGCGCGTGTGCGGGCCGCCCACGCTGATGCCGCGCGGCATCGAGGCGCTGGGCTGCATGGCGACGACGTCCTTGGCCAAGGCGCTCGAGGGCGCCGACGCCGCGATGATGCTGCGCATCCAGCTCGAGCGCATCGGCGATTCGCGGTTCCCGACCACGCGCGAGTACAGCAAGCTCTTCGGGCTGGGGCTGAAGAACGTGCAGCTCCTGCCCGAGCACGCGCTCATCCTGCATCCCGGGCCGATCAACCGGGGCGTGGAGCTCGCGCCGGAGGTGGCGGACGGCCCGCGCTCGGTGATCCTCGACCAGGTCGAAAACGGCGTGGCCGTGCGCATGGCCGTGCTCCACAAGCTCGTGGCGCCGACCGTCGCGCTCGCTTAACCAAAGGGTTAAGGCTGCAGCTCGAACGGGCCGATCTCGTCGCTCGAGGATTCTCGGCCCACGCGATAGCTCAGGCCCTCCACGCGGACGAGCTGGGAGAGCGGCACGTCCCAGTAGTCGGCGCTGTCGAGGTCCACGCGGAGCAGCGCGAGATCGGGATCGTCGACGCCGTCGCGGAAGTAGTCGGCCAGCTCGGGCTTCCAGAGCTCGGCCATGCGGGCCTTGTCGTGCACCAGCTCCGCGTCGCCGCTCAGGGAGACGAAGGTGCTGCTGCGCTCGTCGGCGTAGGTGATGTTCACCTTGGGCTCGAGGGCCACGTCCTGCACCTTGCCGCTCGAGGCCGAGGTGAAGAACCAGACCGTGCCGTCCTCCTGGAGCTCGGGGGCCAGCATGGGCCGCGAGCGGACGGCACCGTCCTGGTCCACGGTGGTGAGCATGGCCGTGGTGATGCCGTCGATGAGGACGGCCAGCTTGGCCAGCTTGGGGTTGTCGCGCAGGTCGCTCATGGCAGGCTCCCTCGCGCGTACCGTACGCACCCGGATTTGGGGCGGCACCCCTCGAGCAAGCGGGCGCCGTGGCGAAGCGCCTCGGAGCCGGGTTACAAGGCAGGGAAGTCCATGCCCAAGCTCGTCCTGCCCAAGATCGATCTGCGCGGAATGCCGCTGCCGGAGCTCACCGCGCACCTGGCGCAGCTGGGCGAGCCGGCGTACCGCGCCAAGCAGCTCTACGGCTGGATCCACAAGAAGTACGCGCGCGCCTTCGCCGACATGACGGACCTGCCCAAGGCCCTGCGCACGAAGCTCGAGGAGACGTGCCAGCTCGGCTCGCTCGCCAAGGACCTGGAGCAGCGCTCAGTCGACGGCACCATCAAGTACCGGTGGAAGACGGCCGACGGCGAGCTCATCGAGTCCGTCTACATGCCCAACGAGGACCGCCAGACGCTCTGCGTCTCCACGCAGGTGGGCTGCGCCATGGGCTGCAAGTTCTGCATGACCGCGACGCTCGGGCTCAAGCGGCACCTCACGCCGGGCGAGATCTGCGACCAGGTCTACGCGGTGAACGCGGAGCTGCGCGCGGCCGGGGCCACGGTCGAGCGGCCGCTCACCAACCTGGTGTTCATGGGCATGGGCGAGCCGCTGCACAACTTCGAGAACTTGAAGACGGCGCTCTCGCTCCTGGAATCTGCCGAGGGCTGCAACTTCTCGCACCGGCACATCACGGTCTCCACCGTGGGCCTGGTGCCGATGATCGAGCGCTTCGGCGCGGAGACCGACGTGAAGCTGGCCATCTCGCTGAACGCGTCGAATGACGAGCAGCGCAGCGCGGTGATGCCGGTGAACAAGAAGTGGCCCATCGCGGATCTGATGGAGGCGTGCAAGAAGTTCCCGCTGCGGCAAGGGCGGCGCATCACCTTCGAGTACGTGCTGCTCAAGGGCGTCAACGACACCGACGAGGACGCCGAGCGGCTTGCCAAGCTCATGCAAGGCGTGCCCGCGAAGGTGAACCTGATCCCCTACAACGACAACCCGGGGCTCGGCTTCCACAGCGTGGGCGAGCAGCGCGCCGAGGAGTTCCGGGCGATCCTCGCGAAGTCGAATGTATTTGCCGCCATCCGCAAGAACCGCGGGCGCGACATCGCCGCGGCGTGCGGGCAGCTCGCGAACATCGAGAAGAAGAAGC contains these protein-coding regions:
- a CDS encoding aspartate carbamoyltransferase catalytic subunit, with amino-acid sequence MTSHLLGTEGLAREELVALLDHAKLCKALLTQPAGKVQTLRGKLVVNLFFEASTRTRTSFEIAAKKLAADAVNWTSSGSSTSKGETLFDTVKNIEAMGPDAIVIRHAASGAAHLVSQRVQCAVVNAGDGAHEHPTQALLDAFTLRERWGSLEGRTVAIVGDIAHSRVARSNIYALRALGAKVRVCGPPTLMPRGIEALGCMATTSLAKALEGADAAMMLRIQLERIGDSRFPTTREYSKLFGLGLKNVQLLPEHALILHPGPINRGVELAPEVADGPRSVILDQVENGVAVRMAVLHKLVAPTVALA
- a CDS encoding pyridoxamine 5'-phosphate oxidase family protein — its product is MSDLRDNPKLAKLAVLIDGITTAMLTTVDQDGAVRSRPMLAPELQEDGTVWFFTSASSGKVQDVALEPKVNITYADERSSTFVSLSGDAELVHDKARMAELWKPELADYFRDGVDDPDLALLRVDLDSADYWDVPLSQLVRVEGLSYRVGRESSSDEIGPFELQP
- the rlmN gene encoding 23S rRNA (adenine(2503)-C(2))-methyltransferase RlmN; translated protein: MPKLVLPKIDLRGMPLPELTAHLAQLGEPAYRAKQLYGWIHKKYARAFADMTDLPKALRTKLEETCQLGSLAKDLEQRSVDGTIKYRWKTADGELIESVYMPNEDRQTLCVSTQVGCAMGCKFCMTATLGLKRHLTPGEICDQVYAVNAELRAAGATVERPLTNLVFMGMGEPLHNFENLKTALSLLESAEGCNFSHRHITVSTVGLVPMIERFGAETDVKLAISLNASNDEQRSAVMPVNKKWPIADLMEACKKFPLRQGRRITFEYVLLKGVNDTDEDAERLAKLMQGVPAKVNLIPYNDNPGLGFHSVGEQRAEEFRAILAKSNVFAAIRKNRGRDIAAACGQLANIEKKKLVVLDIPDDVKALD